gatgtgtACAGACTGTTATTCAAAGAAGACGGGAAGCTAtgcagtggtaaacatggccctgtcccaacttttttgagatgtacGGTTGCcatctttgttgttttcttaaaatggcacagtttctcagttttaacatatgatatgttttctatgttctattgtgaataaaatgtgggtttatgagatttgcaaatcactgcattctatttttatttacattttacacagcatcccaagtTTGgaattgatttgatttgatggGTTTTTCAGTTTGAGACCATGTCAGCGGTAACCAATCAGCCTCTTCCCTTTGGCCGACTTGAGCGAGAGAAGCACATTCACATGATCTTCAGGGCTTTCCACAACCGTTGTGGGCCTTCCTGTGAGTGCCAGACTCAAAGCCCTCTATCCAAATCCCAACAAATGCCTCCTGGCTTGGAATCTGAAGGGCAGCTCTTGGGCCAGACTGCTGAGAAGGAGAATGGAGAATCAGTGAAGCTGAACAGGACAGAGAAGGAGAAACAGAAGACTTGCAGTGCAGTGAGATCAAACTTTATGACTGTGCTGGAAACTGCCAGTGAGATTCAGATCACTGCTAAGCCAGAGCTACAAGGTGAATAGAGgtacttttttctttgtggaaAATGTCATTCTTGCACAGATGTGTGTTTTAACAAAAATACTCTACCCTGACTGCAGGTCCACAGTGTGTTCCTAGGAGGATCTATAGCATCACTACAGGAGGCAGCAGGTCACAGCCATTTGTGGCTGTGGAAGGTTCTTGTCCCATTCACCTAAATGTGTCTTACTCTTCTAACTCGTGTTTTCAGTGTATTCTCAGCATTTGTTCACCTGTCCCTTCTTTTAGAGAGCTCCTGTGTGTGTCTCCAGTGCTGTGGTCCAGCTCGGGCCTGCTCCCTGAAGGGCTTTGACAGTGAGGGAAGTcaggtcttttattttgaaaggcccTTCAGGGTGGATGCCTGCTGCCTCGGCTGCTGCCTGATGGAGATGAGAGCCTGCACACCTCAAAAACAGCTCATTGGCACCGTGCACCAGAGGTAGGAAATGCCTGATAATACAGAACTGTGAGGTCTTTAGGATCCGATGGCACCTGATTATTCAGTACCTTGTATGCaaggagaaagattttaaatttggTTCTGGATCTAACAGGGAGCcactgaagagaagccaatatgggagaaatatgctaaTTCTTTCTAGTCCCCACTGGTACTCTCGCAGCAGTGTAATGTTCAGAGCGACCTGGTAATGAAGCATAATCATCAAATACaacttttgtttcttcttcgtctttttaaaaatttttatttgggTGAATAAACATCTAAATATTGCAACAGTAGCATTTTACATTCTCAGACTAAACAACTTCACATGTGAGCCTTTTTCCATGTCACTCAAGGCCTCGGGTCACACTGGCCCACCCTAGATGCCCATACCCCTCTGTAAATAGCAGTGGGGGCTTTCACTGTTTGAAAAGCCTCGGTGTAATACAAACCTGGGATGGTTAATGCACAGCACAGCTgtctgcacagaaacacaccaaCAAAACTGGCATGGGCTTGTAAGGAAGGAATGCGACATCCTACCTAATGGGAATGTTGGCCAATGAGAGGCACGGCAGGCTCACAGCTCTTCTGTCGTCAACCCAAAATACTTCCTTCTTCATCTGGCCTAAATCTGACTCCAGGGTTAGTGGGGGTGTCTTTGTGTCGAATTTAGTTTTCCAGAAGCAACACTCAGTGAAGCTGTGCCCAATTAGGACCGGCCTGGCAGAGGTTTCAGTGACCAGAATTCGACTTGGTATAAATATTCTCTCAGTTGTGCTCAAATAAAGCACGTCCCAGTTTGAACCCTTTTGACACCGAGCAACCA
This portion of the Archocentrus centrarchus isolate MPI-CPG fArcCen1 chromosome 17, fArcCen1, whole genome shotgun sequence genome encodes:
- the LOC115796472 gene encoding phospholipid scramblase family member 5; amino-acid sequence: MSAVTNQPLPFGRLEREKHIHMIFRAFHNRCGPSCECQTQSPLSKSQQMPPGLESEGQLLGQTAEKENGESVKLNRTEKEKQKTCSAVRSNFMTVLETASEIQITAKPELQGPQCVPRRIYSITTGGSRSQPFVAVEESSCVCLQCCGPARACSLKGFDSEGSQVFYFERPFRVDACCLGCCLMEMRACTPQKQLIGTVHQRWSMFTPLLEVCDSAGASTIRIQGSCCPCRCFSSQQFQIVSNIGEEVGTIWKKWPGFNDEHNMDHEYFGLEVPLNMESHTKLILLAAAFLLNHMFFEMS